Genomic segment of Candoia aspera isolate rCanAsp1 chromosome 2, rCanAsp1.hap2, whole genome shotgun sequence:
gacaggttgtTATGAAACTGTCCAGAATGGGAACCAACCATCACAGATTTATGCACATATAATAATGCCTTACTCATctatagaaaaaagaaacaagcctACATTAGTTCAGAGATGTGCTGTAGCTTTTCCTAGTCAATAATCTGTTTCCAATATTAACCACATATCCTTAAATTATCCTTTTTATTTTAGAACAAACTATGGAAGATATAGTATATATCATACTATTTTGCTTTCCTAGAAGACCTCCAATATAAGGCTTCATTCTTACACACCTGAAGCAGAAAATgattcaatgggatttattttagGTAGGAATTGTGAGTTTAATTAACCCAATTTTGGTATACCTTGTTAGTCAAATATATGCAAATAACAGTTTGGAAATCGTAATTCTGCAAAATTAATGCCTTTGACAATAATTTCTCCCCATAAGTAAACACATGAAGAACCTTATGAATTAAACCTGGAAACACACTTAAGTTTTAGCCATAAAAGCTACTTTGCAAAGGGAAAATTAAAATTGCTCTGGGAGGAGCTCAGTGAACCTGTGTTTACTGCAAGAGACATTTTTCAAAGCCACAATACACTGGCATTAGGAGTACCAAAGATTAAGCCTCATTAcctcagctggggggggggggggaaggacagTGCCCCTGGCAAAGTGCCTGTTGTAAGGCCTCTCTGATGACACATGTTTCCTCACATTGATGGGCATTCTCCAGCAAGTTTACTAATGGCTGGCAGTCAGTGTCATGGCCTGTAGGCAGCATCTGCAGATTACTGGCCATTTTATTACCTGAATGGCCTGATAGTGCTGGACACCggaaatttttttaaaggtgaacATTTAACAGCCACCAATTGCTGCCCCCCGTCTGCCTGTACCTGCAGTGGGACTTAGTGGAGAGGAATGGTCTTAGACAAGGCATCGATGCCAGGGGTCCCTGCCAAAACACTGAAGCCCTAGCAGCTGTCCAAGAGTTGAATTGTACTGTGATTCTCAGGAGGCTTTCATCTGATTTCAGAGGTACTGggaaatacacacatacaaatctAATAATGGTATGGCATCATCTGCTGTTCTATAAATGCAAACCATCTTAACCCAGACTAGCTACTTACTTGTCTTTTCCAATTCCTTCATTATATCATTATATATCCTTGAACAGAGGTCTTCCTGTGATTTTGTTCCATCTAAAtaaactgcaaaaggaagaatacaaactgaaatcattTTCAGCAGAGGGAAAAATTATGAATATAAGCTATCCAGCAGCACCGCTCATTCAGAGTGATATAACCTGAGGCCTCACATCCACATGCGCTCCAAGCAACAGTTTGAACACTAACAGTGTGAGCTTATAAATGTCTGTTCAGAGGTTAAGAAAACACTGGGGAACTAGGGACCCTCTTATCACACTCATAGCTATTCACCTTGGATATATCACAAAAATGCTAAAAACTActaagatgtttttttaaaaaatatacaggaACTGCATTAATGCCACTATCTATGCAATATTTATGCAAATAACACAAGTATCTGGGACAACTATAAGCATGTTAGCCATACCGATGCTcgtttcattttcttccatttctctctTGTGTTTCTGATACATGGGCCACACATGTCCATCAAAGTAACCAGGTGGATCTGGTGGACTGTATATTCTGTTGCTacattaaacaaaaaaacaagctaGTTCTTATTAGTTTGATAATTTTAAATGGCTTCTTCATTCTGTATTTCACTCCTAAATTTTATAGTCCCGCATAGAACCACATTTCACATTGTTCAATACTACTACTTTTAAGCCATTTTCATAATGTTGTCACAGTCCCTCAAGGATGCTGGGCCATTTATAGAAATTTAACATAATGCTTCAcagcttttcttcttcaaagCTTTGTAGCACTAGGGCAAAAGTTGAGCACCTATGACGTTTTGAATATAGCTGAACTACAAGTCCCTAAAAGCCCCAACTAGCATGAATCAAATTCTACCATCAAGAGCCTCTGTAGAATCACAGATTACCCATCCTCAAATCACACCTTTATTATAGCCATAAGGCCAGCAGTATCCCCACCCTGTATTCAGAGATAAATGAACGTACATTCTAGAAGAGGAAGCTTTCCTTCACAGAAAAAGGCTATTTTTCTCCATGGAGAAAGGCGATGGAGTGATCATTCCCAGCATCTTTTTAATTGGAGGAAATCAATCTATCATGTGGATAGGCGTGCCTCAAGCTTTACTAGCAAATAGCAAATAATAGAACTCTCGTAATGAAAGATCTGTCTCGTTGATCTAACTAGGTTCCACGGTGTCACAGATTCCATTACAGATCTACAGTATGCAGAAGTCCTTCTGTTTCCTGAAGCTCTATCCACATGATAGATTGACTTCCTCCAATTAAAAAGATGCTGGGGACGATCACTCCATCACCTTTCTCCATGAAGAAAAATATCCTTCTTCTGTGAAGGAAAGCTTcctcttccagaaaaaaatgacGAAGGAAGGGATGATcactccctttctctttttgagTGAAGGACAAATAGCAGTGGCTTCCCCTTTCCAAACGCCACCTGATCCAGGGGGAATCCAGCCCATGGGCTGAGTATACTCCTCCCAACACACACCCTAAAAATTGAGGTTATTTTGAAGTATGTCTTAAGAAGAGAAGCCTGAGGTGCAGTTTtacagaaaaagaaggaacagtggACGAAGAAAAAAATGCCTTATATTAAGCATTGCTTTTAGGTGTACCATACCTTCTTCGCCTTTTACACTCTTCATAAGGAATagttaagaaatattttttatcccATATACTGCTAAGGGGCCTGCAAGAGTAAAACAACAAGTAAGGCATGCTTTTTTGCCATATTCCAGTTCTTGTAAATGTTAAACAACTGCTTACTTGTAGTTATACAGAAGGAAACCTTCAATAATTAAGACACGAGTATCTTTTGCTCCTGTCTGATCATCATGTGTATTATTGGGTGGTCTTGGCAATGCAGAGTCTTCTGGTTTTGTCTTCCAAGAATGTATGCTTGCCACCATTGTCTCCATGTACAAGGCATCAAGTACTAAAAGAGACACTTAAATCTTAAAATGTAAGGCAATATTTCAGGTCTGCACGCATTCTACTTATGAGATACTCAAGACACAAAGCTTGAAGTATATGCTGCACAGAATGAGAAAGttaggaattattttaaacagcAGCAGATTTTGTTATTTTGAGGATTCAGCACTATCTAAGAAAATGCAAAGCATGTTTACTATTGATTAATCAAGACTGGAAACAGGGAAGTTTAAAAATTGATAGCAACATATAGGAGCAACAGATTCAGTGATCCCATTATAGTTTTCAAATCTGTGAAATTCTATGCACATAGCAGAAAAATGGGGTGGAATATTAAaggataaatttaaaaaacagagcaGATTAATAATTTCCAAACAATATCAAGAGAAGAAACAATAGCTTCAGTTTCTCACGGATAGCCTGGATTACACTAAAACTTAAATCTGTATCATTTAGTATATAAAGTGAAATATTACATCCTCCTTTGAGCAAAATGAATTAATTCAAAATAGTTATATGAGTTCTTTTAAGGCAGTAGAGTGTCATACATAGAATGCttgattaaatttaattcttcAAAGCTATATGAAAGAAGTAAGCTAACACATTGATTTATGTATCAGAAGATATTACTGGGGTTCCCTAActttaaatattgaaaaaaaaatatttggaagtctGGACAATTTTCTCTTCTTGGCAAAAGTGTGGAATCAAATTATTATTTCCCTAATGACCAAGTTTTGACATCAACTGTCATACAGTTTAAGCAGTCATATTGGGGCAGATACCTGTTGAATTTCATTCAATAATGCTGTTTGTAAAGTTGCTTACTGCATTTTTATGATTAAGTAGTGAAATGGAAAACtgttaatgaaaaatatttagattccaaaaataaactgaattttGTAGACAGTCAAGTCCTCATACCAAACCAGAAAGCTTTGAGAGAATCCTAAAGCTTTTACATAAAATGTTATCTTTATCCTAGAAAGAAATTCATTcccctgtcttttcttttctgataGCTATTATTTTTTTTCGGCTAGTTCAGATTTCTGAACATAGGTGAAAATGAGATTCACCTCATTCATATGTGATAGCCCTGAACAATCTGAGGAAGTTGATTATGCTTTCCTAAGCCAATTACTTTTATGGTGAACTCTTATTATTACTTTATAACTCACAGATTTAATAATTGCCTGTATTCCACAACAATCAGCAGTGTCTGAGTTTGAACAAGTTGATCACATTTATTGCCAAATATCTAATATTAAAAGCTTCTAAAGCCAGACACTTGTTTTTGAAGGCAGAAATAGTACATTTGGATTCCAAGAGCAGACCATTTCCATAACAGAACAAGGTTTATAAGTAGCTGAACAGAATAAATTGCAAATTGCTCTTAGCTATGCTTGGACTGAACGCTGGCTGCTGATACACCCAGGAAAGGAGGAACCAGAATGAGCAGAGAAGAGTTTCACTGACTAGAAACAAAAAACTCCTTTCTTCTCATTTATAAATAGGATGCCTTTGTGCTATGGTATAAAGACAAAGATAAttgaaaattttatttttcagtattatactttttaatttatttattgtttgtttatttattgaatttctccaccacccatctcacgcaacgacaactctgggcggtttacaatgaataaaagaataaggattcattataaaatataaat
This window contains:
- the NMRK1 gene encoding nicotinamide riboside kinase 1, with protein sequence MKRLVIGLGGVTNGGKTTLARKLKKLLPSCTIISQDDFFKPESEVAIDDRGFLQYDVLDALYMETMVASIHSWKTKPEDSALPRPPNNTHDDQTGAKDTRVLIIEGFLLYNYKPLSSIWDKKYFLTIPYEECKRRRSNRIYSPPDPPGYFDGHVWPMYQKHKREMEENETSIVYLDGTKSQEDLCSRIYNDIMKELEKTIASDSS